From the Tribolium castaneum strain GA2 chromosome 2, icTriCast1.1, whole genome shotgun sequence genome, one window contains:
- the Arl6IP1 gene encoding ADP-ribosylation factor-like protein 6-interacting protein 1 isoform X2, translating to MADQEAQIRKLRHGLENWREIILGAKRVLVWEKQWHPTAIVGGSTILFTFLWLLDPSILTVFSVFGLVLTIFDYLIPSIGSSMFKPEMWTARKEQEYEEFCTNVILYKARLELSWARFYKMKSTNRKMYFLLTMITLSALAWIGCTFNNLFLSYVFVTFLLLFPGMEHNGIITKWSEYVGTFLMELMRQTKSKGSQEKDD from the exons ATGGCAGATCAG GAGGCACAAATCCGGAAGTTGAGGCATGGGTTAGAGAACTGGAGGGAGATCATCCTGGGGGCTAAGAGGGTGTTAGTTTGGGAGAAGCAATGGCACCCCACTGCCATTGTTGGCG GAAGCACAATCCTTTTCACGTTTTTATGGTTGTTGGATCCGAGTATTTTGACagtattttcagtttttggtttagttttgaccatttttgattatttgatTCCGTCAATTGGTAGCTCTATGTTTAAACCGGAGATGTGGACGGCACGGAAAGAACAGGAGTATGAGGAGTTTTGCACTAACGTTATTTTGTATAAAGCTAGATTAGAGTTGTCTTGGGCTCGGTTTTATAAAATGAAGAGCACCAATcgaaaaatg taCTTTTTATTGACTATGATTACGTTGAGTGCACTCGCTTGGATTGGATGTACTTTtaataacttgtttttgtcGTACGTTTTCGTAACTTTTCTACTCCTCTTCCCAGGAATGGAACATAATGGGATAATTACAAAATGGAGTGAATACGTCGGTACTTTTCTGATGGAATTGATGCGACAAACTAAGTCAAAAGGTAGCCAAGAAAAGGACGATTAA
- the Arl6IP1 gene encoding ADP-ribosylation factor-like protein 6-interacting protein 1 isoform X1 has protein sequence MADQAGDSPSESKYTHSFETEPPYETREYKFTYPSIMEAQIRKLRHGLENWREIILGAKRVLVWEKQWHPTAIVGGSTILFTFLWLLDPSILTVFSVFGLVLTIFDYLIPSIGSSMFKPEMWTARKEQEYEEFCTNVILYKARLELSWARFYKMKSTNRKMYFLLTMITLSALAWIGCTFNNLFLSYVFVTFLLLFPGMEHNGIITKWSEYVGTFLMELMRQTKSKGSQEKDD, from the exons ATGGCAGATCAG GCTGGCGATTCTCCCAGCGAGAGCAAATACACGCACAGCTTCGAGACAGAGCCCCCTTACGAAACGCGCGAGTACAAGTTCACTTATCCCTCGATTATG GAGGCACAAATCCGGAAGTTGAGGCATGGGTTAGAGAACTGGAGGGAGATCATCCTGGGGGCTAAGAGGGTGTTAGTTTGGGAGAAGCAATGGCACCCCACTGCCATTGTTGGCG GAAGCACAATCCTTTTCACGTTTTTATGGTTGTTGGATCCGAGTATTTTGACagtattttcagtttttggtttagttttgaccatttttgattatttgatTCCGTCAATTGGTAGCTCTATGTTTAAACCGGAGATGTGGACGGCACGGAAAGAACAGGAGTATGAGGAGTTTTGCACTAACGTTATTTTGTATAAAGCTAGATTAGAGTTGTCTTGGGCTCGGTTTTATAAAATGAAGAGCACCAATcgaaaaatg taCTTTTTATTGACTATGATTACGTTGAGTGCACTCGCTTGGATTGGATGTACTTTtaataacttgtttttgtcGTACGTTTTCGTAACTTTTCTACTCCTCTTCCCAGGAATGGAACATAATGGGATAATTACAAAATGGAGTGAATACGTCGGTACTTTTCTGATGGAATTGATGCGACAAACTAAGTCAAAAGGTAGCCAAGAAAAGGACGATTAA
- the Ref1 gene encoding THO complex subunit 4, which translates to MVDTIEMSLDEIIKSKPRRGGRRGGRGGTRGGGAPRRGTFRRAGGVQRGRGRGGITRQYTRGDVNSAWKHDLFEGYGPRKVAAARAVVQSNVGPTKLMVGNLDFAVSDSDIQELFAEFGPLKSASVHYDRSGRSLGTADVIFERRTDAIKAMKQYNGVPLDGRAMNIQIITSEIPSPVRRPTGERKFQSRRGAAPAKGRPNRGRGGGRSFRNQKKQPTAEELDAELDAYTKEMK; encoded by the exons ATGGTCGACACAATTGAAATGAGTTTAGATGAGATAATAAAATCCAAGCCCCGGCGCGGCGGCCGTCGCGGAGGTCGCGGCGGAACCCGCGGGGGTGGCGCGCCAAGACGCGGCACGTTCCGAAGAGCCGGCGGCGTCCAAAGGGGCCGAGGACGCGGAGGAATAACGCGCCAGTACACCCGG GGAGATGTGAACAGTGCTTGGAAGCACGATCTGTTCGAGGGCTACGGCCCGCGTAAAGTGGCCGCGGCTCGGGCCGTTGTGCAGTCCAATGTGGGCCCCACTAAGCTCATGGTGGGCAATTTAGACTTTGCGGTCTCCGACTCGGATATTCAGGAATTGTTCGCCGAGTTTGGGCCGCTAAAGAGCGCCTCGGTGCACTATGACCGCTCGGGGCGGTCGCTCGGCACCGCTGATGTGATTTTCGAAAGGCGCACCGACGCTATTAAGGCCATGAAGCAGTACAACGGAGTGCCTCTCGACGGACGCGCCATGAACATTCAAATCATCACGTCGGAGATTCCGTCGCCGGTCAGGAGGCCCACGGGAGAGAGGAAGTTCCAAAGCAGAAGAGGGGCTGCACCTGCCAAGGGACGACCTAACAGAG GTCGTGGAGGAGGACGAAGTTTCAGAAATCAAAAGAAACAACCGACAGCTGAAGAACTCGACGCTGAATTAGACGCCTACACCAAGgagatgaaataa
- the LOC660316 gene encoding sedoheptulokinase isoform X1 — MSAMAGPGYVLGVDIGTTSVKVCVFNPENNEIVAQIGKETQSNVPSDQGIDGNKQDVPKIISALNTCVAKLQKNLLQQITKIGICGQMHGVMFWNQDKSWERVEKDNNLVRFDVVQDQVSALYTWQDSRCDPSFLSSLPVPQSHLKVYTGFGNATIFWMAKNKPEKLKRYNRCGTIQDFAVAMLCNLSRPIMSDQNAASWGYFDCVHHRWNEEILKQAGFPISLLPEIKTSGEIAGYLADNWHSIPKGTPIGIALADLQCSVLSTIETNKDAVLNISTSAQIAFVAEDYKPSTGPPSVSTVEYVPYFKNKYLAVAASLNGGNSLATFVKMVQQWTMTLGFSVPQSKVWEKVISLGLEENSVSDLKISPTCLGERHAPNVTASVTNINIGNLELGKVFRALCNGLLVNLHSMMPRDILQNAKITRIVGNGSGLSRNKVLQNEVLNLYKLPLVFTTGGDAAKGAAMAMNLDTVNFK; from the exons A TGAGCGCCATGGCCGGCCCGGGGTACGTCCTAGGCGTCGACATCGGCACCACTTCGGTCAAAGTGTGCGTTTTCAACCCCGAAAACAACGAAATCGTCGCTCAAATCGGCAAGGAGACACAATCGAACGTCCCCAGTGACCAAGGCATCGACGGAAACAAACAAGACGTCCCGAAAATCATTTCCGCCCTCAACACGTGCGTGGCCAAATTACAGAAAAATCTGCTGCAGCAG ATAACCAAAATCGGGATATGTGGGCAAATGCACGGAGTCATGTTCTGGAACCAGGATAAATCCTGGGAACGGGTAGAGAAAGACAACAACTTAGTGCGCTTCGACGTTGTCCAAGATCAAGTGTCAGCTCTCTACACTTGGCAGGACAGCCGTTGTGACCCTTCCTTCCTGTCATCCCTACCCGTCCCCCAATCTCACTTGAAGGTCTACACTGGTTTCGGCAACGCCACAATCTTCTGGATGGCCAAAAATAA ACCTGAAAAGCTAAAACGGTATAACCGATGCGGAACTATCCAGGATTTCGCCGTTGCTATGCTTTGCAACTTATCCCGACCTATAATGTCGGACCAGAATGCGGCGAGTTGGGGATACTTTGATTGCGTGCATCACCGCTGGAATGAGGAAATACTGAAACAGGCAGGTTTCCCGATATCCCTCCTTCCGGAAATCAAAACAAGCGGAGAGATAGCGGGATACCTGGCGGACAACTGGCACAGTATTCCCAAGGGAACTCCCATTGGAATCGCCCTTGCAGACTTGCAATGTTCAGTTTTATCCACCATTGAGACAAATAAGGATGCAGTTTTAAACATATCGACTTCGGCACAAATCGCCTTCGTCGCCGAAGACTACAAACCAAGTACAGGACCTCCGTCTGTATCAACCGTAGAGTACGTCCCTTACTTCAAAAACAAGTATCTGGCTGTTGCCGCGTCCCTAAATGGGGGCAACTCCTTGGCGACTTTTGTCAAAATGGTCCAACAGTGGACTATGACTTTGGGGTTCTCGGTGCCACAAT CTAAGGTTTGGGAGAAAGTCATTAGTTTGGGTTTGGAGGAGAACAGTGTTTCAGACTTGAAAATTTCCCCCACTTGTCTTGGTGAAAGACACGCCCCTAATGTCACCGCCTCTGTCACTAACATTAATATCGGGAATCTCGAATTGGGAAAAGTCTTTCGAGCTTTATGCAATGGCCTACTTGTTAATTTGCATAGTATGATGCCTAGGGATATTCTCCAAAATGCGAAGATAACAAGGATTGTTGGGAATGGGTCAGGTCTGTCCAGGAACAAAGTCTTGCAAAACGAAGTGTTGAATCTTTACAAGTTGCCTTTGGTCTTTACTACGGGGGGTGATGCGGCTAAAGGGGCCGCCATGGCCATGAATTTAGATACCGTAAATTTTAAGTAA
- the LOC660316 gene encoding sedoheptulokinase isoform X2, whose amino-acid sequence MAGPGYVLGVDIGTTSVKVCVFNPENNEIVAQIGKETQSNVPSDQGIDGNKQDVPKIISALNTCVAKLQKNLLQQITKIGICGQMHGVMFWNQDKSWERVEKDNNLVRFDVVQDQVSALYTWQDSRCDPSFLSSLPVPQSHLKVYTGFGNATIFWMAKNKPEKLKRYNRCGTIQDFAVAMLCNLSRPIMSDQNAASWGYFDCVHHRWNEEILKQAGFPISLLPEIKTSGEIAGYLADNWHSIPKGTPIGIALADLQCSVLSTIETNKDAVLNISTSAQIAFVAEDYKPSTGPPSVSTVEYVPYFKNKYLAVAASLNGGNSLATFVKMVQQWTMTLGFSVPQSKVWEKVISLGLEENSVSDLKISPTCLGERHAPNVTASVTNINIGNLELGKVFRALCNGLLVNLHSMMPRDILQNAKITRIVGNGSGLSRNKVLQNEVLNLYKLPLVFTTGGDAAKGAAMAMNLDTVNFK is encoded by the exons ATGGCCGGCCCGGGGTACGTCCTAGGCGTCGACATCGGCACCACTTCGGTCAAAGTGTGCGTTTTCAACCCCGAAAACAACGAAATCGTCGCTCAAATCGGCAAGGAGACACAATCGAACGTCCCCAGTGACCAAGGCATCGACGGAAACAAACAAGACGTCCCGAAAATCATTTCCGCCCTCAACACGTGCGTGGCCAAATTACAGAAAAATCTGCTGCAGCAG ATAACCAAAATCGGGATATGTGGGCAAATGCACGGAGTCATGTTCTGGAACCAGGATAAATCCTGGGAACGGGTAGAGAAAGACAACAACTTAGTGCGCTTCGACGTTGTCCAAGATCAAGTGTCAGCTCTCTACACTTGGCAGGACAGCCGTTGTGACCCTTCCTTCCTGTCATCCCTACCCGTCCCCCAATCTCACTTGAAGGTCTACACTGGTTTCGGCAACGCCACAATCTTCTGGATGGCCAAAAATAA ACCTGAAAAGCTAAAACGGTATAACCGATGCGGAACTATCCAGGATTTCGCCGTTGCTATGCTTTGCAACTTATCCCGACCTATAATGTCGGACCAGAATGCGGCGAGTTGGGGATACTTTGATTGCGTGCATCACCGCTGGAATGAGGAAATACTGAAACAGGCAGGTTTCCCGATATCCCTCCTTCCGGAAATCAAAACAAGCGGAGAGATAGCGGGATACCTGGCGGACAACTGGCACAGTATTCCCAAGGGAACTCCCATTGGAATCGCCCTTGCAGACTTGCAATGTTCAGTTTTATCCACCATTGAGACAAATAAGGATGCAGTTTTAAACATATCGACTTCGGCACAAATCGCCTTCGTCGCCGAAGACTACAAACCAAGTACAGGACCTCCGTCTGTATCAACCGTAGAGTACGTCCCTTACTTCAAAAACAAGTATCTGGCTGTTGCCGCGTCCCTAAATGGGGGCAACTCCTTGGCGACTTTTGTCAAAATGGTCCAACAGTGGACTATGACTTTGGGGTTCTCGGTGCCACAAT CTAAGGTTTGGGAGAAAGTCATTAGTTTGGGTTTGGAGGAGAACAGTGTTTCAGACTTGAAAATTTCCCCCACTTGTCTTGGTGAAAGACACGCCCCTAATGTCACCGCCTCTGTCACTAACATTAATATCGGGAATCTCGAATTGGGAAAAGTCTTTCGAGCTTTATGCAATGGCCTACTTGTTAATTTGCATAGTATGATGCCTAGGGATATTCTCCAAAATGCGAAGATAACAAGGATTGTTGGGAATGGGTCAGGTCTGTCCAGGAACAAAGTCTTGCAAAACGAAGTGTTGAATCTTTACAAGTTGCCTTTGGTCTTTACTACGGGGGGTGATGCGGCTAAAGGGGCCGCCATGGCCATGAATTTAGATACCGTAAATTTTAAGTAA
- the LOC660316 gene encoding sedoheptulokinase isoform X3: MHGVMFWNQDKSWERVEKDNNLVRFDVVQDQVSALYTWQDSRCDPSFLSSLPVPQSHLKVYTGFGNATIFWMAKNKPEKLKRYNRCGTIQDFAVAMLCNLSRPIMSDQNAASWGYFDCVHHRWNEEILKQAGFPISLLPEIKTSGEIAGYLADNWHSIPKGTPIGIALADLQCSVLSTIETNKDAVLNISTSAQIAFVAEDYKPSTGPPSVSTVEYVPYFKNKYLAVAASLNGGNSLATFVKMVQQWTMTLGFSVPQSKVWEKVISLGLEENSVSDLKISPTCLGERHAPNVTASVTNINIGNLELGKVFRALCNGLLVNLHSMMPRDILQNAKITRIVGNGSGLSRNKVLQNEVLNLYKLPLVFTTGGDAAKGAAMAMNLDTVNFK, encoded by the exons ATGCACGGAGTCATGTTCTGGAACCAGGATAAATCCTGGGAACGGGTAGAGAAAGACAACAACTTAGTGCGCTTCGACGTTGTCCAAGATCAAGTGTCAGCTCTCTACACTTGGCAGGACAGCCGTTGTGACCCTTCCTTCCTGTCATCCCTACCCGTCCCCCAATCTCACTTGAAGGTCTACACTGGTTTCGGCAACGCCACAATCTTCTGGATGGCCAAAAATAA ACCTGAAAAGCTAAAACGGTATAACCGATGCGGAACTATCCAGGATTTCGCCGTTGCTATGCTTTGCAACTTATCCCGACCTATAATGTCGGACCAGAATGCGGCGAGTTGGGGATACTTTGATTGCGTGCATCACCGCTGGAATGAGGAAATACTGAAACAGGCAGGTTTCCCGATATCCCTCCTTCCGGAAATCAAAACAAGCGGAGAGATAGCGGGATACCTGGCGGACAACTGGCACAGTATTCCCAAGGGAACTCCCATTGGAATCGCCCTTGCAGACTTGCAATGTTCAGTTTTATCCACCATTGAGACAAATAAGGATGCAGTTTTAAACATATCGACTTCGGCACAAATCGCCTTCGTCGCCGAAGACTACAAACCAAGTACAGGACCTCCGTCTGTATCAACCGTAGAGTACGTCCCTTACTTCAAAAACAAGTATCTGGCTGTTGCCGCGTCCCTAAATGGGGGCAACTCCTTGGCGACTTTTGTCAAAATGGTCCAACAGTGGACTATGACTTTGGGGTTCTCGGTGCCACAAT CTAAGGTTTGGGAGAAAGTCATTAGTTTGGGTTTGGAGGAGAACAGTGTTTCAGACTTGAAAATTTCCCCCACTTGTCTTGGTGAAAGACACGCCCCTAATGTCACCGCCTCTGTCACTAACATTAATATCGGGAATCTCGAATTGGGAAAAGTCTTTCGAGCTTTATGCAATGGCCTACTTGTTAATTTGCATAGTATGATGCCTAGGGATATTCTCCAAAATGCGAAGATAACAAGGATTGTTGGGAATGGGTCAGGTCTGTCCAGGAACAAAGTCTTGCAAAACGAAGTGTTGAATCTTTACAAGTTGCCTTTGGTCTTTACTACGGGGGGTGATGCGGCTAAAGGGGCCGCCATGGCCATGAATTTAGATACCGTAAATTTTAAGTAA
- the LOC660383 gene encoding mitochondrial translation release factor in rescue has translation MINRTRLIFSIVRFKHIDYSRVPQLVESELEEQHVRGSGPGGQATNKTSNCVVLKHVPTGLVVKCHETRSLDQNRKKARQYLVTKLDNLLNGDQSVEAQMREIEKKNTLNKERKRERLNKLKAEWKKRENIE, from the exons ATGATTAACCGAACTCGTCTCATTTTTAGCATAGTTAGATTCAAACATATCGATTATTCAAGAGTGCCCCAACTTGTTGAGAGTGAATTGGAGGAGCAACATGTAAGGGGCTCTGGCCCTGGGGGACAAGCCACCAATAAGACATCGAATTGTGTCGTGCTCAAGCATGTTCCCACAG GGCTTGTGGTCAAATGTCACGAAACGAGGTCTTTGGATCAAAATCGGAAAAAGGCACGGCAGTATTTAGTAACGAAACTTGATAATTTGCTAAACGGGGATCAAAGTGTTGAGGCACAAATGAGGGAAATTGAGAAAAAGAACACTTTAAACAAGGAGAGAAAAAGGGAGAGGTTGAATAAATTGAAAGCCGAGTGGAAAAAACGAGAAAATATCGAGTAG
- the LOC135265313 gene encoding mitochondrial ribosome and complex I assembly factor AltMIEF1 gives MSQVTKIQILKLYKDLLRYGQNLKFTDKDYFHKRIRREFRKNRDLTDESAISFNFERGIVLLVRRAVQ, from the exons ATGTCGCAAGTAACcaaaatccaaattttaaaattatacaaagATTTATTAAGATACGgccaaaatttgaaatttaccGACAAAGACTACTTCCACAAACGAATTCGGCGTGAGTTCCGCAAAAACCGCGACCTCACAGACGAATCAGCGATCAGTTTCAACTTTGAG AGAGGAATAGTACTTCTTGTACGACGTGCCGTCCAATGA